GCCGGAGATTCTGCCCATGGTGGGGTTTGACCAGCGGAACGGCCACCATTGTTACGATGTGTGGGAGCACACTCTCCATGCCATGGAGAAAGTAAAACCGGAGCCGGAGCTGCGGCTGACCATGCTGCTTCACGATATTGGAAAGCCAAATTGCTTTACAGTGGATGGGCTGGGCTGCGGACACTTTTACGGCCATCCGGCGGAGAGCGCCCGCATGGCGGAGGCCATGCTGGGTCGCCTCCGGGCCGAGACGGTTCTCCGGGAGACGGTGGTGCAGCTGGTGGCTTGGCATGACCGCAACATCCCACGCACCCGCCCGGGCGTGGCTCGGGCACTGGGGGCACTGGGGGAGCGGGACCTGCGGCGTCTGCTGGATGTGAAGCGAGCGGACAATCTGGCTCAGGCCCCGGCGTACCGCTTCCTGCAGGGGGAGATCGACAGGGCGGAATGCATCCTGGACCAGCTGCTGGTGGAGGGCGCCTGCGTATCCCTGCGGCAGCTGGCGGTGAACGGGCGGGACCTGCTGGCCATGGGACTCTCCGGCCCCGCGGTGGGACAGACTTTGCGGGAACTGCTGAACGCTGTGCTGGATGACTCCCTGCCCAACGAGCGTCACGCGCTGTTGGCCGCTGTCAGGGATCGGGCACACCGAAGCTGAAGGCAACGGAAAAGAGAGAAGCCCCGGACACACACGTGTGCCCGGGGCTTTTGGTATGAACTGGGAGAAGGGGAAGCGCTCAGAACAGGCGCAGCTGTTCCGCCACCCGGCGGCGGCCGGTGGTCTCCCGGACCACCGGCTCCGGCAGTTCCCGCAGGAAGGGAGAGAACTCCGGCGCGGCGGTGAGGATCAGTTCCTCCCGGGCCCGGGTGAGGCCCACAAAGAAGAGCCGCCGCTCCTCTTCCGCATCCGCCGGGCGGCCGGGGGACTCCAGGGGCATCGCTCCGGCGGAGAGACCCGCCAGGAACACCGCAGGGAATTCCAAACCCTTGGCACCGTGGAGCGTCATCAGGCGCACTGCGCCGGAGGCCCAGTGTTTGCCGGATGCCCGCCGGAGGTCTGCCTCCTGGCCCAGGACCAGAGCATCCCAGAGGCTGTCGAAGTCCTCGTGGAATACCGCCGTGTTCCGCAGGCGTTCCAGGGCCGGAGAGGTGCCGTACTGTTCCTCCCACTGTTCCACCAGCTTCCGGGGTGTTTCCGTCTGGACCAGAGGGAGCCAGACCTCTGTCCGGTCCAGCCAGTTTTCCAGAATGCCGTGGCCCCGGACCGCCTCCTGCAGGGCCGCCGAGTCCAGCGTGCCCATCTTTTGGCAGAGCGTCTGGGCCTTCTGGATGAGATCTGCCGGGCAGTTCCACAGCAGCCGGAGGGCGGACTCCAGCGCCGCGTTGTCTGCTGGCACCACCAGGGAACGGAGGAAGCCCAGCGCCCCCCGAACCGCCGGGTCATCCAGGAAGTCCTCCCGCCCGGTGACAAGACAGGGAATATCGTCGTGGCGGAGGCATTTCTCCACCAGCTCCAGCTGCCGGTGGGTGCGGCAGAGCACCGCAATATCGGAAAAGGCCCGCACCGTCCGCTCGTGGCCCAGGGCCTGGGCCTCCAGCATGTCCACGCCGCCGGTCATACGGCCGATCTCCTTGGCGATGAATACGGCCTCGGAGAAGCTGTCCGCTGCCTGGACCAGTCGCACGGCAGGACCGGCGGGGCAGTGGGGAGTCAGTATTCGGCCCCCGCCGGGATTATGACCGATCACTGCCAAGGCCGTATCCAGAATGGCCGGAGCAGAGCGGTAATTTTCTGTTAGGTGAATTTCCTTTACACCAGGATGCTCCTCTTGAAGCCGCTGGAAGCACCGGCAGTCGGCGCCCCGGAAGCCGTAGATGGACTGGTCCGGGTCGCCGATGACGAACAGCTCCCCGCTCCGGCTCTAGGACCGGACCAGCTGGTACTGGATATCGTTGATATCCTGAAACTCGTCCACCAGCACATGGCGGAAGCACCGCAGACCGGTGACATCCCGCTTCAGTCCTTCGGTCAGCAGGTCGTCGAAGTCCAGGGCGCCCAGGTCTCGCAGCCGGGCCTGATAGGCGTCGTACAGCTCCGCGTCCAGACCGGTATCCTCCGGGGACACGCCGTTTTTCACCCGGGAGACAGACTGGAGCAGCGTTTTTCCGCCGCCCTTTCGGCCGGACTCCCGCAGCACCTGCTCCGCGATGGTCAGGGCCTCGCCGGGACTGATGAGCCGCACGTCGCCAAGCAGTTTCAGACAGATGGCGTGGAAGGTGCCGATGGTCATGGCCGCCACCGCCCGCTTGCCGCCCAGACGCTGTTCCAGCCGGGCGCGCATCTCTGCCGCCGCTTGATTGGTGAAAGTGACGGCGGTAATCTCTCCGGGGCGGACGCCCCGTTCCTCCACCAGCCAGGCGATCCGGGCCACCAGGGTGCGGGTCTTGCCGGTGCCGGGGCCCGCCGTCACAGCGGTTACCGGCGCGGTGGAGGTGACGGCCTCCAGCTGCGGGGGATTCAGCGCCTCCGGCTGGGGAGCAGCCGGGGCCGCTTCTGGCGCCAAAACGTGCTGCAGCTCCCGGCGGGGCTTGGATTTGCGCACAGGCAGGTCCAGGCCAAACAGAGAGATCTGCCCGCTGAACCGGGCGATCTCACCGGGGGTCAGCAGGGAGATGACGCCGTACTCCCCGTCAAAGCCCGCCCGGCGCTCCACCTGCCCGGCCCGCAGGCGGCGGATGCCCTCCGCCACGCAGGGGCCGGCCGTGTGGGCGATATCCTCCACAGGCACCTCCCGCAGGATGGAGAACTCCGGCCCCAGGGCATGGAGCATCTGCTCGTACAGCGCCTGGGTATTCTTCCCAGCGGCGGAGACTCCGGTGGAGGCGGCGATCACCTCCGGCAGGGGCGCCAAACTCTCAAAGGGTTTGGCACCCTCGGGACGAAACCCTGCAGGACGGTCCGCCAGGGCCTCCACCCGGTGCTCCACGCCGATGGTCAGTTTCTTCCCGCAAACGGGGCAGACGCCGCCCAGCGCCGCTGTCTCCGCCGGGGTCAGGCAGACGCCGCAGTTCCGGTGGCCATCCAGGTGGTACTTGCCCTCCTCGGGGAAGAACTCCACCGTGCCCTGGAATCCCTCTCCGGTGCGGATGGCCCGGACCAGCTCCGGGTAGGTGAGGCCGGTGTCCAGAAGATCCGCCTCCCGGCCCAGCTTGGAGGGGGAATGGGCGTCGGAGTGGGAGACCAGGGTGAGTCCGTCCAGGGCAGAGACCCGCCAGTTCATGGGCGGATCAGAGGAGAGGCCCGTCTCCACCGCGTGGATGTGGCCGGTCAGATCCCCGAAGCACTCCTCCATGGTATCGAAGCCGGAGAAGGCGCCAAACAGAGCGAAGTGGGGCGTCCAGATGTGAGCGGGGATGAATTCCGCGTCCGGGCAGGTGTCCAGGGTCAGCTCCAGCAGGTCCCGACTGTCCAGCCCCAGAATGGGCCGTCCGTCGGAGTGGATGTTGCCGATGGCCTCCAGCCGGGCGGAGAGCTCGTCCGCCGCCTCCAGAGAGGGCAGCAGGATCAGGTTGTGGACTTTCCGGGTTCTGCCGTGGCGCTTGTAGATGCAGCTGATCTCCCCGGTGATAACGAACCGGGGCGCCTCGCCCGGGGCGACATCCGGCAGGCGCAAATCCTGGCGCAGGGTATAGACGCCCTCTCCGGCGGGCACCAGCTGCTCCCGCAGCTCGGCGCGCCAAGCGGGGTGGGTGAAGTCCCCGGTGCCCACCATTCGGATGCCCTTTCGCCGGGCCCACCAGTCCAGGTGGGGGAGATCTCCGTCCTTACTGGTGGCCCGGGAAAAGCGGGAG
This DNA window, taken from Dysosmobacter welbionis, encodes the following:
- a CDS encoding 3'-5' exonuclease; this translates as MIGHNPGGGRILTPHCPAGPAVRLVQAADSFSEAVFIAKEIGRMTGGVDMLEAQALGHERTVRAFSDIAVLCRTHRQLELVEKCLRHDDIPCLVTGREDFLDDPAVRGALGFLRSLVVPADNAALESALRLLWNCPADLIQKAQTLCQKMGTLDSAALQEAVRGHGILENWLDRTEVWLPLVQTETPRKLVEQWEEQYGTSPALERLRNTAVFHEDFDSLWDALVLGQEADLRRASGKHWASGAVRLMTLHGAKGLEFPAVFLAGLSAGAMPLESPGRPADAEEERRLFFVGLTRAREELILTAAPEFSPFLRELPEPVVRETTGRRRVAEQLRLF